A part of Natronogracilivirga saccharolytica genomic DNA contains:
- a CDS encoding sugar phosphate isomerase/epimerase family protein gives MKIQLNLLAIFFLLIFLTLSCNTERETENTEGQQLLSDPGVVSFTFRHEFEEDFTGTLDFIKEMGVTNIEFSNLFGKTAQEIRDLLDERGMRCTSYGVGYDDLLEDIDRVAEEAHILGARHVRVATIPHDSPFDIEDARSAVNDFNQFGRQLKERDLLFSYHNHGYEFREYEDGTLFDYIVQNTNPEYVNFQLDVFWVVWPGHDPVELVERYPDRFKTVHLKDLAEGVEGDLSGRAPSEHMVVLGEGQVDFKSLLVAAQDSNIEYFYLEDEVEDVKTSVPKSYEYITSLTY, from the coding sequence ATGAAAATACAACTGAATCTACTCGCAATTTTCTTTCTTCTAATATTCCTTACACTGTCCTGCAATACCGAACGTGAGACAGAAAATACAGAAGGGCAACAACTGTTATCGGATCCTGGTGTTGTCTCATTTACTTTTCGCCATGAGTTTGAAGAAGACTTTACTGGAACGCTGGACTTCATTAAGGAGATGGGGGTTACCAATATTGAGTTTTCAAATTTATTTGGTAAAACAGCACAGGAAATTCGTGATTTACTCGATGAAAGAGGGATGAGATGCACCTCCTATGGTGTTGGTTATGACGATCTGCTCGAGGATATTGATCGCGTTGCCGAGGAGGCACACATATTAGGTGCGCGTCATGTGAGAGTTGCCACAATACCACATGACAGCCCCTTTGACATAGAGGATGCCAGAAGTGCGGTTAATGATTTCAATCAATTTGGAAGACAACTAAAGGAACGGGACTTGCTGTTTTCATATCATAACCATGGCTATGAGTTCAGAGAATATGAAGATGGTACACTTTTCGACTACATTGTTCAAAATACAAATCCGGAATATGTCAATTTTCAACTGGATGTTTTTTGGGTAGTGTGGCCGGGTCATGATCCTGTCGAATTAGTAGAGCGGTACCCGGACCGCTTCAAAACAGTGCATCTTAAAGACTTGGCCGAAGGTGTAGAAGGTGACCTGTCAGGACGTGCTCCAAGTGAACACATGGTTGTCTTGGGAGAAGGACAGGTTGATTTTAAATCACTTCTGGTCGCAGCCCAGGATTCTAATATCGAATACTTTTATCTTGAAGATGAAGTTGAAGATGTCAAAACAAGTGTTCCTAAAAGCTATGAATATATAACAAGCTTGACATACTGA
- a CDS encoding metallophosphoesterase: MPVKIPSVSRRKFLTSTTTAATGFLLGIPGVLPGKELSQYDAGEVDPNYFVLIADTHIDANPDLSNREGNKMMDINSSMVKRILEREGPQPSAVIINGDAANVAGRIEAYEHLVSVLKPLSDAGISVYITMGNHDKRSNFYEVFPEKIPEEVPVRNRHIEVLETPYVYLFLLDTLDQVNETSGILGSVQLHWLDSALKQYNDKPVNILGHHYPWPNIDRGLMDYDKFYDVIVPYDHVKSYIFGHSHRWDLLKEDGVHLVNQPANGGNPGSDEPTGIMHARFYSDKIELETDAFDRGHSWHGQNIELNYRERATTSSDQNHTNPESITLHDNFPNPFNPETNIKYDLESAGHVTLTVYDTYGQKITTLIDEAQSAGSHSVLFDSNKLGLSSGTYVYRIKSNGTTLSQTMTLIK; this comes from the coding sequence ATGCCTGTCAAAATTCCATCCGTGAGCCGTCGCAAGTTTTTGACTTCAACTACAACTGCTGCAACCGGATTCCTTCTTGGAATTCCAGGCGTATTGCCGGGAAAAGAACTTTCCCAATACGATGCAGGAGAAGTTGATCCCAATTATTTTGTTCTGATTGCCGATACGCATATAGATGCGAACCCGGACTTATCAAATCGTGAAGGGAATAAAATGATGGACATAAATAGCTCTATGGTAAAAAGGATTTTGGAGAGAGAGGGTCCTCAGCCTTCCGCAGTAATTATCAATGGAGATGCAGCCAACGTCGCTGGAAGAATCGAGGCATACGAGCATTTGGTATCTGTGTTAAAACCTTTGTCAGATGCAGGAATATCAGTTTATATCACAATGGGAAACCATGACAAAAGATCAAACTTTTACGAAGTTTTCCCGGAAAAAATCCCGGAAGAAGTACCTGTTCGAAATCGTCATATAGAAGTACTGGAGACTCCTTATGTGTATCTCTTTTTGTTGGACACGCTCGACCAGGTAAATGAAACATCTGGCATCCTTGGATCTGTACAACTGCACTGGCTCGATTCTGCTCTAAAACAATATAATGATAAACCGGTCAACATCTTAGGACACCATTACCCATGGCCTAATATAGATCGTGGCCTTATGGATTATGATAAATTTTATGATGTAATAGTGCCTTATGACCATGTAAAATCTTACATATTTGGTCATTCACACAGATGGGATCTTTTAAAAGAGGACGGTGTCCATCTTGTCAATCAGCCGGCAAACGGGGGGAATCCAGGATCTGATGAACCTACAGGTATCATGCATGCTCGATTCTATTCAGATAAAATAGAACTTGAAACTGATGCTTTTGATCGAGGTCATTCATGGCATGGGCAGAATATTGAACTTAATTACAGAGAAAGGGCAACAACAAGTTCTGATCAGAATCACACAAATCCCGAAAGCATTACACTTCATGATAACTTTCCCAACCCCTTTAATCCGGAAACCAACATAAAGTATGATTTGGAGTCCGCCGGGCACGTGACTCTCACGGTTTATGATACATACGGTCAGAAGATAACGACGTTGATTGATGAAGCTCAGAGTGCCGGAAGCCACTCTGTTCTCTTCGACTCGAATAAACTGGGTCTCTCAAGTGGAACCTACGTATATCGGATAAAGTCTAATGGGACTACGTTATCTCAAACCATGACCCTAATCAAGTAA
- a CDS encoding TonB-dependent receptor, translating into MHKLGIKALQKLRLLTLLTSCLLIAFGAKATFAGEAGPFAEATSMEEEHGSVTGSVVDASTDETLPGANVVLKNTSIGASTDDDGNFTLRRLPAGEQTLEIRYLGYDRKEIQVEVVADETIELNIQLTPDHVEGEEVIIHTQALGQARAIRQQLGSNTIMNVVSETRLRELPDANAAESIGRLPGVSVLRDAGEGQRIAIRGLGPEYSSITIDGNQIPGTHEDRSVDLSMISPDMLAGIEVYKTIRPDMDADAIGGSVNFRMGGAPEETQYRLSAEGGYNNHISEVSNYKINFRGNDRFLDNRLGVMVSANVQQVDRSSHELAANYQVERDRRPGEPHAPVSINTLRLHDNSNTRQRYSGGVSLDWEMENSHFFFNNTYNYQNRDEITQQRRYSLDNNRQEWWPRHIEREIATLNSTLAGQHDWNVVQVDWRLNRSVTTNETPYDNQARFSESSALDRSGVNLQEMPTKELPGLAHNRIERSNLEALIHQNSERRQENLTASLDLEFPVVVGRHISGNFKFGGKHYNNFRDRETTGYQVFQWEIPDLYGIEGMPFEWEVDDAGRALMAPFIEDPDHSYTILDGDYEMAFIPSISTVNQMWDDYRDEYRTILYPRFNDYEARERISSGYVMTELNIGPRLMILPGVRYEYEHSDYTAMVGTFQNNPEDIDEEQMQEDFRDSTESRNMGMWFPMVQARYQVTSWMDIRAARTVTTSRPSFGNVSPQFRIDYDGGNVNRANTQINPLRSTNYDLFLTLHHNRFGLFTVGAFYKEVEDVIYQRNANIIDPEAKGLPDNTRLFRISEPVNNENMTEVRGFEVEWQSNLTHLPSPFNGLVVNANYSRFHSEAHYHGFEFERTAEGIVGVDTFRTAPMVHQADHIANVSLGYDYGGFSARVSMQYQGATLRSIGSRPETDQYTDEYLRFDASIRQRFYSDQLHIVANLHNITNREDRASQFTYDRPRSIEYYGAAVDLGVEFRF; encoded by the coding sequence ATGCATAAGCTAGGTATAAAAGCTCTTCAAAAACTAAGATTACTTACGCTGTTAACCTCCTGTCTGCTGATTGCATTCGGGGCAAAAGCGACTTTTGCCGGCGAGGCCGGTCCATTTGCAGAAGCGACTTCCATGGAAGAAGAGCACGGATCGGTTACCGGCAGCGTTGTGGACGCTTCCACTGACGAAACACTTCCCGGGGCCAATGTTGTACTGAAAAATACGTCAATAGGTGCCTCAACTGATGATGACGGCAATTTTACTCTTCGCAGACTTCCGGCAGGTGAGCAAACCCTGGAGATTCGTTACCTGGGATATGACAGAAAGGAAATTCAGGTTGAGGTTGTAGCTGATGAAACTATAGAACTGAACATCCAATTGACCCCGGACCATGTTGAAGGCGAGGAAGTGATCATTCATACCCAGGCTCTGGGTCAGGCGCGGGCTATTCGCCAGCAACTCGGTTCTAATACGATAATGAACGTAGTTTCTGAGACCCGGCTCCGTGAGTTGCCTGATGCCAATGCAGCCGAATCCATCGGCCGCTTGCCCGGGGTGTCGGTACTGCGGGATGCCGGTGAAGGGCAACGAATAGCTATTCGGGGTCTGGGCCCTGAATATAGTTCGATTACCATAGATGGCAATCAGATACCGGGAACACATGAGGACAGGTCCGTTGATTTGAGTATGATTTCGCCTGATATGCTGGCAGGTATTGAAGTGTATAAAACCATACGACCGGATATGGATGCTGATGCCATCGGAGGTTCTGTGAACTTCAGGATGGGCGGAGCTCCGGAAGAAACCCAATACCGCTTGAGTGCAGAGGGCGGGTACAATAACCATATTTCAGAAGTCAGCAACTACAAAATAAACTTTCGCGGAAATGACCGTTTTTTGGATAACCGTCTTGGCGTAATGGTTTCAGCTAATGTTCAGCAGGTAGATCGCAGCTCTCATGAACTTGCGGCAAACTATCAAGTGGAGCGGGATCGCCGGCCGGGAGAACCGCACGCACCTGTTAGTATTAATACACTGCGACTTCATGACAATAGTAACACCCGTCAGCGTTACAGCGGGGGGGTGTCACTGGACTGGGAGATGGAGAACAGCCACTTTTTCTTCAACAACACCTATAATTATCAGAACAGAGACGAAATAACCCAGCAGCGCCGATACAGTTTGGATAACAACAGACAGGAATGGTGGCCTCGTCATATTGAAAGAGAAATTGCCACGTTGAATTCCACTCTGGCCGGTCAGCATGACTGGAACGTGGTTCAGGTGGACTGGCGGCTGAACCGCAGTGTTACAACCAATGAAACACCATATGACAATCAGGCAAGGTTTTCAGAATCCAGCGCACTTGATCGGTCAGGGGTGAATTTACAGGAAATGCCCACAAAAGAACTGCCCGGCCTGGCTCATAACAGGATTGAACGGTCCAATCTTGAAGCACTGATACATCAGAATTCAGAGCGAAGACAGGAAAATCTTACCGCTTCTCTTGATTTGGAGTTTCCCGTTGTCGTTGGTAGACATATTTCCGGAAATTTTAAGTTTGGAGGTAAACACTATAACAACTTCCGCGACCGCGAGACCACCGGTTATCAGGTGTTTCAATGGGAAATACCCGATCTTTACGGTATTGAAGGGATGCCCTTTGAGTGGGAGGTTGATGATGCAGGAAGAGCGCTCATGGCTCCCTTTATTGAGGATCCTGATCACAGCTATACAATACTGGATGGTGACTATGAAATGGCTTTCATTCCCTCGATTAGTACAGTTAATCAAATGTGGGATGATTATCGCGATGAGTACAGAACGATTCTGTATCCCCGCTTTAATGATTACGAGGCAAGAGAGCGAATTTCATCCGGTTATGTGATGACGGAACTCAACATTGGCCCCCGTTTAATGATCCTGCCGGGTGTTCGCTACGAATATGAGCATTCCGATTATACCGCCATGGTGGGAACGTTTCAAAACAATCCGGAAGATATAGATGAGGAGCAGATGCAAGAAGATTTCAGAGATTCCACGGAATCGCGGAATATGGGCATGTGGTTTCCAATGGTCCAGGCACGATATCAAGTAACTTCCTGGATGGATATCAGGGCTGCCCGCACTGTAACAACCTCCCGTCCTTCATTCGGCAATGTTTCTCCACAGTTCAGGATTGATTATGATGGCGGAAACGTCAACAGGGCTAACACGCAGATAAACCCATTGCGATCTACCAATTATGACCTGTTTCTGACCCTGCACCATAACCGATTCGGTTTGTTCACGGTTGGAGCATTTTATAAGGAAGTAGAAGATGTGATATACCAGCGCAACGCAAACATAATCGACCCCGAGGCCAAGGGGTTACCAGACAACACGCGACTTTTCAGGATCAGTGAACCGGTCAATAATGAAAATATGACCGAAGTCAGGGGTTTTGAGGTAGAATGGCAAAGTAACCTGACCCATTTGCCCTCACCATTCAATGGGCTGGTCGTCAATGCCAACTACTCACGTTTCCATTCCGAAGCGCACTATCATGGTTTTGAATTTGAACGAACTGCGGAAGGAATTGTAGGAGTAGATACCTTCCGGACGGCCCCGATGGTACACCAGGCTGACCATATCGCGAATGTTTCGCTGGGATATGACTATGGAGGCTTTTCTGCCCGTGTTTCCATGCAGTATCAGGGGGCTACGTTGCGGTCCATTGGAAGCCGGCCTGAAACGGATCAATATACTGATGAATATCTGCGATTTGATGCAAGCATTCGTCAGCGATTTTACAGTGATCAGCTTCACATTGTAGCCAACTTGCATAATATCACGAACCGGGAAGATCGTGCTTCTCAATTCACTTACGACAGACCCCGATCGATAGAATACTATGGAGCTGCGGTTGATTTAGGCGTAGAGTTCCGCTTTTAG
- a CDS encoding T9SS type A sorting domain-containing protein yields MISTNSNYQQFGGKSSAVLFFILMFTILIGSQSLKAEELERIHVEPDNFPAEIDALNLAIEEHGGDVVYVLENGATYFIEASLAFDHPLRFEAEEVPSDNPPIIRAATDLEGSSNRIGMYEDDLHARGIFFYGIDDLGGKETNQRTTGEDIRLVYEHCYLMGGSNYFWWLGAEGTTLIIEDTQLANAGRHTSAGNQRFVDLRGNDTDSVIVRNSSIYNLSSHLLRLGGAIVDHIYFDHVTVTNFYNVFGGGINLKLSPDITIKNSLFQNVRFDGAWESKDLVGDDGYEYDGERYVSQSGMFWTQTWEDFEDADDPDQPTDEDRSIVIKNNNFGGLPDEEVLAVWDDINDEENYVTDPQWLWDNPDIDPEHPAWGARDTIEVVRTNLPAKDSLLVAWQEAEKPWVDIRNNIYENVDFEDPPSSFGESVRAWWFETSPPRHYDRWDDIADNSGQRFYHPAPGTPVDSENTAAWFRNLAYNTDSPSYTHAENNFPVGNLNFFPEMRQRWEEGDYPTSADEPEKVAKDFELVGNYPNPFNPTTNIVFELGETADVQMQVYNVIGQQVAAMELGRKSQGRHEVTFDASDLSSGVYLVRMHANEQVQTIQMTLVK; encoded by the coding sequence ATGATCTCTACAAATTCAAACTATCAACAGTTTGGTGGAAAATCTTCTGCTGTGCTGTTTTTCATTCTGATGTTTACAATTTTAATTGGAAGTCAGTCCCTGAAAGCAGAAGAACTGGAAAGAATTCATGTTGAACCGGACAACTTTCCAGCTGAGATTGATGCCTTGAATCTCGCCATTGAAGAGCATGGCGGTGATGTGGTTTATGTATTGGAAAACGGAGCAACTTATTTTATAGAAGCTTCATTGGCTTTTGATCATCCCCTTCGATTCGAAGCTGAAGAAGTGCCCAGTGACAATCCACCTATCATTAGAGCTGCTACAGACCTTGAGGGTTCGTCCAACAGAATTGGTATGTACGAGGATGACTTGCATGCTCGAGGTATCTTTTTTTATGGCATAGATGATTTAGGGGGTAAAGAAACGAATCAAAGAACCACTGGTGAAGACATTCGTCTGGTGTACGAGCACTGTTATCTTATGGGTGGCAGTAACTACTTCTGGTGGCTTGGTGCTGAGGGTACCACCCTCATCATCGAAGATACGCAACTCGCCAATGCAGGGCGGCACACAAGCGCCGGGAACCAGCGTTTTGTTGACTTGAGAGGAAATGATACCGATTCGGTAATTGTCAGAAATAGCAGTATTTACAACCTGAGTTCGCATCTGCTTCGTTTGGGTGGTGCTATAGTTGATCATATCTATTTTGACCATGTAACAGTCACAAATTTCTATAATGTATTTGGTGGCGGTATAAACTTGAAACTGAGCCCGGATATTACCATCAAAAACAGCCTCTTTCAAAACGTACGGTTCGACGGAGCCTGGGAGTCCAAGGATCTCGTAGGTGATGACGGGTATGAGTATGACGGTGAGCGATATGTCTCGCAATCAGGTATGTTCTGGACTCAGACATGGGAAGACTTTGAAGACGCGGATGATCCCGATCAGCCAACCGATGAGGATCGAAGTATTGTGATAAAGAATAACAATTTTGGCGGATTGCCCGATGAAGAAGTTTTGGCAGTGTGGGACGATATAAATGATGAAGAGAATTATGTTACCGATCCCCAATGGCTTTGGGATAATCCGGATATCGATCCAGAGCATCCGGCATGGGGAGCCAGGGATACCATAGAGGTTGTGCGTACTAACTTGCCGGCTAAAGACAGTCTGCTTGTTGCCTGGCAAGAAGCAGAAAAACCTTGGGTGGATATCAGAAACAATATATACGAAAATGTAGATTTCGAGGATCCTCCTTCAAGTTTTGGGGAATCGGTCCGTGCCTGGTGGTTCGAAACATCACCTCCGCGGCACTATGACCGATGGGATGATATTGCGGACAACAGCGGACAACGCTTTTATCATCCTGCACCCGGCACTCCTGTTGACAGCGAGAATACAGCTGCATGGTTTAGGAACTTAGCCTATAACACGGATTCGCCTTCTTATACACATGCTGAAAATAATTTCCCGGTAGGCAATCTGAACTTCTTCCCTGAGATGAGACAGCGTTGGGAAGAGGGGGATTATCCTACATCAGCTGATGAACCTGAAAAGGTTGCAAAAGATTTTGAATTGGTGGGCAACTATCCTAATCCTTTCAATCCTACGACGAATATTGTGTTTGAACTTGGCGAAACAGCGGATGTTCAGATGCAGG